A region from the Candidatus Magasanikbacteria bacterium genome encodes:
- a CDS encoding pilin yields the protein MNKLIVKLIEKKAVVAMIVVFAFSFAMAPVVFAQDTFGLEEVETGLAGSLGSESIQTTIASVINIALSLLGVVAVVIILMGGFKWMTAGGSEEKVGEAKKIIFSGIIGLAIIMSAWALATFVIAQLSTATGSNADVSGYL from the coding sequence ATGAATAAATTAATAGTAAAGTTAATAGAAAAAAAGGCAGTTGTAGCCATGATAGTAGTATTTGCTTTCAGTTTTGCTATGGCACCTGTAGTTTTCGCTCAGGATACTTTTGGTTTGGAAGAGGTTGAAACTGGACTAGCCGGTAGTTTGGGAAGTGAATCGATCCAAACAACTATTGCTAGTGTTATCAATATTGCTTTAAGTCTGCTTGGTGTTGTCGCTGTAGTGATTATACTAATGGGTGGATTTAAATGGATGACTGCTGGTGGAAGTGAAGAAAAAGTTGGAGAAGCAAAGAAAATCATTTTTTCTGGTATTATAGGTTTGGCAATTATTATGAGTGCATGGGCACTTGCTACATTTGTAATCGCACAATTATCGACTGCGACAGGTTCAAATGCTGATGTTTCAGGTTATCTATAA
- a CDS encoding pilin, with translation MKKDFKKIYTFISFTIFGLFLNIDKVFAQAGEIVKLENPIGAGTDLNTILGGGVKVALGVVGSVTLAVFMYGGFLWMTSAGNQEKIKKGWNTMIYAVVGLFIIFSSYAILNMVLSGITGDSLNGGGNNPELVCKDIGDGFSCRNIGECDLPSLAFEDVDLDRGLCEQNPNTCKVNLCKGGNNIVCCKTREGNSKKNEEKSLNISMSSLITCVSNEIGGAEAEEIKNATRKPTSQEIKKAESCYAGDYSGVTVDSDVVICVVDYLDLERIKELINGDVLSLWEQTVLVSCLL, from the coding sequence ATGAAAAAAGATTTTAAAAAAATATACACATTTATAAGTTTTACTATTTTTGGTTTATTTTTAAATATAGATAAGGTTTTTGCACAAGCTGGAGAAATAGTTAAATTGGAAAATCCAATTGGTGCAGGAACAGATTTAAATACAATTTTGGGAGGTGGGGTAAAGGTTGCTTTGGGTGTTGTAGGTTCTGTCACTTTGGCTGTTTTTATGTATGGTGGTTTTTTGTGGATGACCTCTGCTGGCAACCAAGAAAAGATAAAAAAGGGTTGGAATACTATGATTTATGCAGTTGTTGGACTTTTCATTATTTTTTCTAGTTATGCTATACTTAATATGGTATTATCTGGAATTACTGGCGATTCTTTAAATGGTGGTGGTAATAATCCAGAACTTGTCTGTAAAGACATTGGAGATGGGTTTTCTTGTAGGAATATAGGAGAATGCGACTTGCCTAGTTTAGCTTTTGAAGATGTAGATTTGGATAGAGGTTTGTGTGAACAAAATCCAAATACATGTAAAGTAAATTTGTGTAAAGGTGGAAATAACATTGTTTGTTGTAAAACAAGAGAGGGAAATAGTAAAAAAAATGAAGAAAAATCTTTAAATATATCAATGTCTTCTCTTATAACTTGTGTATCCAATGAAATTGGAGGAGCTGAAGCAGAAGAAATTAAAAATGCAACAAGAAAACCAACATCACAAGAGATTAAAAAAGCAGAAAGTTGTTATGCTGGTGATTATAGTGGTGTGACTGTTGATTCTGATGTTGTAATATGTGTAGTGGATTATTTAGATCTAGAAAGGATTAAGGAGCTTATAAATGGAGATGTTTTGTCTTTGTGGGAACAGACCGTTTTAGTATCTTGTTTACTTTAA
- a CDS encoding pilin produces the protein MKNFKNKLLIWLVLPGFIIGGFLFSPLVVSGAPTTTTTPTPTSTTPATPTAPQTIKNPPKSSKLIPDCALTRDVKGQYCDDVSDLVEFGIKVGQFLFSIIGGLAFAMFIYGGFKMILSFGNPEKFKEGKNVMVAAVVGLVIAFGAYMMIDFILDALSVTGEFRVIK, from the coding sequence ATGAAAAATTTTAAAAATAAACTTTTAATTTGGTTGGTTTTACCAGGTTTTATAATTGGTGGATTTTTGTTTAGTCCTCTAGTTGTAAGTGGCGCACCTACTACTACAACAACCCCAACTCCAACTTCAACAACTCCAGCAACCCCAACAGCACCACAAACTATAAAAAATCCACCAAAAAGTTCAAAATTAATTCCAGACTGTGCGCTTACCAGAGATGTAAAAGGACAGTATTGCGATGATGTTAGTGATTTGGTGGAGTTTGGTATAAAAGTTGGACAGTTCCTTTTTTCTATTATTGGTGGTTTAGCTTTTGCTATGTTTATTTATGGTGGCTTTAAAATGATTTTATCTTTTGGAAATCCAGAAAAATTCAAAGAGGGAAAAAATGTGATGGTCGCAGCAGTTGTTGGATTGGTAATAGCTTTTGGAGCTTATATGATGATAGATTTTATTTTGGACGCATTAAGCGTGACCGGAGAATTTAGAGTTATAAAATAG
- a CDS encoding extracellular solute-binding protein, protein MKNKLVIFSIIFSLLITTGLGCKGLSKEQQQSIRPVTLNYWTVFNDVDHLRDMAVAYQQLRPYVKVNVRQVRYDEFDKLFANALADDVGPDVVSLHTRWLGKYKSRLAPMPRSINVANVEVKGTLAKETIITSETLAMPNINTIRSQYIGTVAEDVILDGDIFGLPLAVDTLALYYNKDLLDKSGVPLAPRDWEELRDAVIKSTKFNVAGDIVQSGIALGTSKNIDNSFDILSLLMMQSGVDMVNGSSVRFAEGLQRPSPDHPTLKALGFYTDFARSTRDVYSWNKRKGDALQDFMRGSSVFYLGFAFDKNRIKAGAPQMNLNVIPVPQLNEAVPTNIANYWVESVVNKSENQDLAWDFVRFIASQNNVKKYTDKTSQPSPFRAQIAQQQKDVEMQAFAFQALTAKNWYHGKDIDAADTAFADMVDVYSQPLENSGDFLKIQAQAVQRAAQIIQQTL, encoded by the coding sequence ATGAAAAACAAGCTTGTCATTTTTTCTATAATTTTTTCCTTACTCATTACCACCGGTCTTGGATGTAAGGGTTTGTCCAAAGAACAGCAACAGTCTATTCGACCGGTCACTTTAAATTATTGGACGGTTTTCAACGATGTAGACCATTTAAGAGACATGGCTGTAGCATATCAACAACTTCGTCCTTATGTAAAAGTAAATGTAAGACAGGTTCGCTACGATGAATTTGATAAATTATTTGCAAACGCACTAGCAGATGATGTTGGGCCAGATGTTGTATCTCTTCACACCCGTTGGCTTGGTAAATATAAAAGCAGGCTTGCACCAATGCCAAGAAGTATAAATGTTGCAAATGTAGAGGTAAAAGGAACTTTGGCGAAAGAAACAATTATAACAAGTGAGACTTTGGCAATGCCAAACATAAACACCATTCGTTCTCAATATATAGGAACTGTTGCAGAAGATGTAATATTAGACGGAGATATTTTTGGACTTCCTCTGGCGGTAGATACTTTGGCGCTTTATTATAACAAAGATTTGTTGGATAAGTCTGGAGTGCCTCTTGCGCCAAGAGATTGGGAAGAGTTGAGAGATGCAGTCATAAAATCTACAAAATTTAATGTTGCGGGAGATATTGTGCAATCTGGAATTGCGCTTGGAACATCAAAAAATATAGATAATTCTTTTGATATTTTATCTCTTTTGATGATGCAAAGCGGAGTGGATATGGTAAACGGTTCTTCTGTTCGTTTTGCAGAAGGTTTGCAAAGACCGTCTCCAGACCACCCAACTCTAAAGGCATTGGGATTTTATACAGATTTTGCTAGATCTACGCGCGATGTATATTCTTGGAATAAAAGAAAAGGTGATGCGCTGCAAGATTTTATGAGAGGATCTTCAGTATTTTATCTTGGGTTTGCTTTCGACAAAAATAGAATAAAAGCAGGTGCACCACAAATGAATTTGAATGTTATTCCTGTTCCACAGTTAAATGAAGCGGTACCTACAAATATAGCAAATTATTGGGTTGAGTCTGTTGTAAACAAGTCTGAAAACCAAGACTTGGCTTGGGATTTTGTAAGATTTATCGCCTCACAAAATAATGTAAAAAAATATACAGATAAAACAAGCCAGCCAAGTCCGTTTAGAGCTCAAATTGCACAGCAACAAAAAGATGTGGAGATGCAAGCGTTCGCTTTTCAGGCTCTAACTGCAAAAAATTGGTATCACGGAAAAGATATAGACGCAGCGGACACAGCTTTTGCAGATATGGTAGATGTTTATTCGCAACCTTTGGAAAATAGCGGAGACTTTTTGAAGATTCAGGCTCAGGCAGTGCAGAGAGCAGCACAAATTATTCAGCAAACACTTTAG
- a CDS encoding pilin yields MRNFRFLILGFVVFGVFFVGGNVKAEDCVCDVNLSGKTASSTSSPGQDCTKNHPGTKFIINKGFSFVDMINNMIPENSCYPYKPQIVNNIILFSQKIIKDQSSCDNTNIEGFIEDTAFLHYYYKAEINNCQIKQEDFFCFLAATQSCEQTGVCPNSQVCVPSKDPFFKYCADEKKTCNTASDCQDLVQKYQRSYNCAKDHSVAFYSATKPPTPPAPKDEKETPFKLPPAESLNKLGTDIPALIGRVIKTIMGVVGTLALIIFIYAGILWMTAHGNSERQKKAMDTLVWASIGILVILSSYALVNFIFQAFK; encoded by the coding sequence ATGAGGAATTTTAGGTTTTTAATTTTAGGATTTGTTGTTTTTGGGGTGTTTTTTGTTGGTGGGAATGTTAAAGCAGAGGATTGTGTTTGTGATGTTAACTTATCAGGTAAAACAGCATCATCTACATCTTCTCCAGGTCAAGATTGTACAAAAAATCATCCAGGAACTAAATTTATTATAAATAAGGGGTTTTCTTTTGTTGATATGATTAATAATATGATACCCGAAAATAGTTGTTATCCTTATAAACCGCAAATAGTAAATAATATAATATTATTTTCGCAAAAAATAATTAAAGATCAGAGTTCATGTGATAATACAAACATTGAAGGGTTTATAGAGGATACGGCTTTTCTTCATTATTATTATAAAGCTGAAATCAATAATTGTCAGATTAAACAAGAAGATTTTTTTTGTTTTTTAGCAGCCACACAATCATGTGAGCAAACAGGTGTTTGTCCTAATTCTCAAGTATGTGTACCATCTAAAGATCCATTTTTTAAATATTGTGCAGATGAAAAAAAGACTTGTAATACAGCATCAGATTGTCAAGATTTGGTACAAAAATATCAGAGAAGCTATAATTGTGCGAAAGATCATTCTGTAGCTTTTTATTCTGCAACTAAACCACCCACGCCACCAGCACCAAAAGATGAAAAAGAAACACCATTTAAGCTTCCGCCTGCTGAATCTTTAAATAAACTTGGAACAGATATTCCGGCTTTAATAGGAAGAGTTATCAAAACTATAATGGGAGTAGTTGGAACATTGGCTTTGATAATTTTCATTTACGCAGGTATTTTGTGGATGACAGCTCATGGAAATTCGGAACGACAAAAGAAAGCAATGGATACACTTGTGTGGGCGAGTATTGGAATTTTGGTTATACTTTCTAGTTATGCACTTGTAAATTTTATATTTCAAGCATTTAAATAA
- a CDS encoding UTP--glucose-1-phosphate uridylyltransferase — translation MPKVQKVKKGVIVVAGLGTRFLPATKAMPKEMLPVLDKPVVQYIVEEMAKSGITEIIFVTSSQKRAIEDHFDRDLSFEKFLKEKGKYDRIKDLVNLTKKVRFFYTRQREPLGNGDALLCARNFVGDEPFAFSDGDSIIDAKVPVIKQLLKVFKKKGHSVIGVQRITDTKAMTKYGNVYADLVDGKKTFRVRKFVEKPVEKKVSPQGLIVGGMRYVFTKEIWKYLEKTRRGKDGEVWLSDAADDMARKNTFLAYEYEGEYFDTGNKLALLKTSIHFAKKEGLL, via the coding sequence ATGCCAAAAGTGCAAAAAGTTAAAAAAGGTGTGATTGTGGTGGCTGGTCTTGGAACCAGATTTTTGCCTGCAACAAAAGCAATGCCAAAAGAAATGCTTCCTGTTTTGGACAAACCAGTTGTGCAATATATTGTAGAGGAAATGGCAAAAAGTGGAATTACAGAAATAATTTTCGTCACAAGTTCACAAAAAAGAGCGATAGAGGATCATTTTGATAGAGATTTATCATTTGAAAAGTTTTTAAAAGAAAAAGGTAAATACGATAGAATAAAAGATTTGGTAAATCTTACAAAAAAAGTTAGATTTTTTTATACACGACAAAGAGAGCCTCTCGGAAATGGGGATGCTCTTCTTTGTGCGCGCAATTTTGTAGGAGATGAACCTTTTGCATTTTCAGATGGAGACAGTATTATAGATGCAAAAGTTCCGGTTATAAAACAACTTTTGAAAGTTTTCAAGAAAAAAGGACATAGTGTAATTGGAGTTCAAAGAATTACAGACACAAAAGCAATGACAAAATATGGAAATGTGTATGCAGACTTGGTTGATGGTAAAAAAACATTTAGGGTTAGAAAATTTGTAGAAAAACCAGTAGAAAAAAAGGTTTCACCGCAAGGATTAATTGTGGGTGGAATGAGATATGTTTTTACAAAAGAAATTTGGAAATATTTAGAAAAAACTCGTCGTGGAAAAGATGGTGAAGTTTGGCTTTCTGACGCAGCAGACGATATGGCGAGGAAAAATACATTTTTGGCTTATGAATATGAAGGAGAATATTTTGACACAGGAAATAAATTGGCATTATTAAAGACATCAATACATTTTGCTAAAAAAGAAGGTTTATTATGA
- the rpsR gene encoding 30S ribosomal protein S18, translating to MIRKAKNQKKKYCYFCKNNSQEIDYKDVQTLRRFVSSFLKIGARRRTGLCSKHQRRTAKAIKQARIAGLIAFVPK from the coding sequence ATGATTAGAAAGGCTAAAAATCAAAAAAAGAAGTATTGTTATTTTTGTAAAAATAACTCTCAAGAAATAGATTATAAAGATGTGCAAACACTTCGTCGTTTTGTTTCATCTTTTTTGAAGATTGGTGCAAGGCGTAGAACAGGGCTTTGTTCTAAACACCAGAGAAGAACCGCAAAAGCTATCAAACAGGCTAGAATTGCAGGGTTAATTGCTTTTGTTCCTAAATAG
- a CDS encoding single-stranded DNA-binding protein, whose translation MDLNRATILGRLTADPEVKTTPSGQTVATLSVATNQTWTDKSGNKQEKVQFHNCVLWGRLAEIAGQYLSKGQKIYLEGRIETRDWVGKDGVKRYRTEIVVNQMIMLGGGSRGNTNNAGNADQSTPAPIPVIQQESTSKTQQVEANDTEEIKVEDIPF comes from the coding sequence ATGGATTTAAATAGGGCAACAATTTTGGGGAGACTTACTGCTGACCCAGAGGTAAAAACAACACCAAGTGGGCAAACTGTAGCAACTTTATCTGTTGCAACAAACCAAACTTGGACAGATAAGAGTGGAAATAAGCAAGAAAAAGTTCAATTTCACAACTGTGTATTGTGGGGGCGTTTGGCTGAAATTGCTGGTCAATATCTATCAAAAGGACAGAAGATATATTTGGAGGGTAGGATTGAGACAAGAGACTGGGTAGGTAAAGACGGGGTGAAAAGATATAGAACAGAAATTGTTGTAAACCAAATGATAATGCTAGGCGGTGGCTCTAGAGGAAACACAAATAATGCAGGAAATGCAGATCAAAGCACTCCGGCACCAATTCCAGTAATTCAACAGGAATCTACAAGCAAAACTCAGCAAGTAGAAGCAAACGACACAGAGGAAATTAAGGTAGAAGATATACCATTTTAA
- the rpsF gene encoding 30S ribosomal protein S6, whose protein sequence is MQNYELLCVLPGTLTEEEVKPVIENVKEILSKSGIENMTVQNLGKSRLAYPIKHIRYGYFQIIQFEAKGGEFADVRKKLNEVRELLRAIITKFDAKVRTERERKAGGPKTSMETLSKIDRDAPKERPRNNRRERSKTPVAIKKEAEKIDLKEIDKNLDKILESDLEKV, encoded by the coding sequence ATGCAGAATTACGAGTTATTGTGCGTATTACCGGGGACTCTTACAGAAGAAGAAGTGAAGCCGGTGATTGAAAATGTAAAAGAAATTTTGTCAAAAAGTGGTATTGAAAATATGACTGTGCAAAATTTAGGAAAGAGTCGTTTGGCTTATCCTATCAAGCATATTCGTTACGGATATTTTCAAATAATCCAATTTGAAGCAAAAGGAGGCGAATTTGCAGATGTTAGAAAAAAATTAAATGAAGTTAGAGAACTTTTGAGGGCAATAATTACAAAGTTTGATGCAAAAGTAAGAACTGAAAGAGAAAGAAAAGCTGGTGGTCCAAAAACTTCAATGGAAACACTTTCAAAGATTGATAGAGATGCACCAAAGGAAAGACCAAGAAATAATAGAAGGGAAAGAAGTAAAACTCCGGTTGCAATAAAAAAAGAAGCTGAAAAGATAGACTTGAAAGAAATCGATAAAAATTTGGATAAAATTTTAGAGAGTGATTTAGAAAAAGTTTAA